One Fontisphaera persica DNA window includes the following coding sequences:
- the thiD gene encoding bifunctional hydroxymethylpyrimidine kinase/phosphomethylpyrimidine kinase has protein sequence MTARQRVPVALTIAGSDSGGGAGIQADLHTFAALGVHGTTAITCLTAQNPREVKGVHPVPAAFLQQQLAAVFAELRPAAIKTGMLYSRPLIEAAVEFLAAQKNRPPLVVDPVMIATSGAALLRPEAVRALQEHLLPLAQVITPNAPEAAALAGVPVESVEDLRAVARRLQERHGCAVLVKGGHLRGLKVAVDVLFDGREEWLLEAPRVPGVSTHGTGCTYSAAITAGLARGLPLLEAVGQAKQFISQAIAHSRRIGRHQALAWGAARGGLRPRAARCGCAHPACHCGQGGVY, from the coding sequence ATGACTGCACGACAACGTGTGCCGGTGGCGCTGACCATTGCCGGCTCGGACAGCGGGGGTGGGGCGGGCATTCAGGCGGATTTGCACACTTTTGCCGCCCTGGGGGTGCATGGCACCACGGCCATCACCTGCTTGACGGCTCAAAATCCGCGGGAAGTCAAAGGCGTGCATCCCGTGCCTGCCGCCTTTTTGCAGCAACAGCTCGCCGCGGTGTTTGCGGAGCTGCGGCCGGCCGCCATCAAAACCGGCATGCTTTATTCCCGCCCGTTAATCGAAGCGGCGGTGGAGTTTCTGGCGGCGCAAAAAAATCGCCCGCCGCTGGTGGTGGACCCGGTCATGATTGCCACTTCCGGCGCGGCGCTGCTGCGGCCGGAGGCGGTCCGCGCCTTGCAGGAGCATTTGTTGCCGCTGGCGCAGGTCATCACCCCCAACGCCCCGGAGGCGGCGGCGCTGGCGGGCGTGCCGGTGGAATCGGTGGAGGACCTCCGGGCAGTGGCGCGCCGGTTGCAGGAGCGCCACGGCTGCGCGGTGCTGGTCAAAGGCGGCCACCTGCGCGGATTGAAAGTGGCGGTGGACGTGTTGTTTGACGGGCGGGAGGAGTGGTTGCTGGAGGCGCCCCGTGTGCCCGGCGTGTCCACCCACGGCACCGGCTGCACGTATTCCGCTGCCATCACGGCGGGGTTGGCGCGGGGTTTGCCGTTGCTGGAAGCGGTGGGGCAGGCCAAGCAATTCATTTCGCAGGCCATCGCGCACAGCCGGCGCATTGGGCGGCATCAGGCGCTGGCGTGGGGGGCGGCGCGTGGCGGGCTTCGCCCGCGGGCCGCGCGCTGCGGATGCGCACACCCGGCTTGTCATTGCGGCCAAGGTGGGGTTTATTAG
- a CDS encoding DUF1016 N-terminal domain-containing protein encodes MEVRDLILAARQTVARGVNAALVLLYWKVGDRIRREILKEKRAEEKLTPDLVFRDPCFLDFLGRRGAYSEKDLETAIHRKSISLKGAPDF; translated from the coding sequence GTGGAAGTGCGGGATTTGATTTTAGCGGCGCGCCAGACCGTGGCTCGGGGGGTGAACGCCGCGCTGGTGCTCCTTTATTGGAAAGTTGGCGACCGAATCCGAAGGGAAATCTTGAAAGAGAAGCGGGCCGAAGAAAAGCTGACGCCCGACCTGGTTTTCCGCGACCCTTGCTTTCTCGATTTCCTCGGGCGGAGGGGCGCTTATTCGGAGAAGGACCTGGAAACGGCCATTCACAGGAAGAGCATCAGCTTAAAGGGCGCACCGGATTTTTGA
- a CDS encoding DUF6901 family protein: MNVEYTFTMSDGATHRFTVNVDRPCAQADPAKPPPAWTALEYHQCRNCPLRRETHPHCPVALDLQEITERFQAVHALDSVTVEVRTPERTYIKYCDVQTGLRALLGLVMASSGCPITSRLKALSYYHLPFANAEETLFRAVAAHLLQQYFVQKAGGKPDLELKSLRQLYEDLRLVNTDFEARLRAANHQDSNLAAIIALNFLSAAVTCSLDEALARLKPRFAGVFEPAKP; this comes from the coding sequence ATGAACGTCGAATACACATTCACCATGAGCGATGGCGCGACCCATCGCTTCACGGTGAACGTGGACCGTCCCTGCGCCCAGGCCGACCCCGCCAAGCCGCCCCCGGCATGGACGGCGCTGGAATATCACCAATGCCGCAACTGCCCGTTGCGCCGCGAAACCCATCCGCATTGTCCGGTGGCGCTGGATTTGCAGGAAATCACCGAGCGTTTCCAGGCCGTGCATGCGCTGGACTCTGTGACCGTGGAGGTGCGCACGCCGGAACGCACTTACATCAAGTACTGTGACGTTCAGACGGGACTGCGGGCGCTGCTGGGGCTGGTCATGGCCTCCAGCGGCTGCCCCATCACCAGCCGGCTCAAAGCGCTCAGCTATTATCACCTGCCTTTTGCCAACGCCGAGGAAACGCTCTTTCGCGCCGTGGCCGCCCACTTGTTGCAGCAGTATTTCGTCCAAAAAGCCGGCGGGAAACCGGACCTCGAACTGAAGTCCCTCCGCCAGCTCTACGAGGACCTCCGGCTGGTCAACACCGATTTCGAGGCGCGCCTGCGCGCCGCCAATCATCAGGACTCGAACCTGGCCGCCATCATTGCGCTCAACTTCCTCAGCGCCGCAGTCACCTGCTCGCTGGATGAGGCGCTGGCCCGGCTCAAGCCCCGTTTTGCGGGGGTGTTCGAGCCGGCGAAGCCATGA
- a CDS encoding cobalamin-independent methionine synthase II family protein, producing MFTVTQNLMIPSTVTGSWPRPRWFDMSMWGKPLDSCMMDVRYREKFQDALAVVISDQQRAGLDILTNGDYHLDEDMAGRAWHHYPLQRWTGLEGDYMQAAETRSAWLRYPPGTLLHEIYTGWRWPRVVDKIEHRPLDYAKLWRMAQAKTAKPVRFGTCCSQVMSLFLDIHTPKYKDMRQVIWDLAEAMNKELLALRDAGCKCIQIEEPCLHFLANTYGPDHEKVKFMLEAYNREVQGLDDVEIWIHTCWGNPNMQRVMENTSYAASMELYLNQCRGDVWTVEMRDRNLQDLELFERFKDSKKKVCIGVVSHRTLQADRPEEVAEVIRKALKYIPPERLIVSSDCGFGRQGCNREIAFYKASAIAQGANIIRRELGLPTTYVPAADPALQIDVVPKD from the coding sequence ATGTTCACTGTAACGCAAAACCTGATGATTCCCTCCACCGTCACCGGCTCATGGCCGCGCCCGCGCTGGTTTGATATGAGCATGTGGGGCAAGCCGCTGGACTCCTGCATGATGGACGTGCGCTATCGCGAAAAATTTCAAGATGCGTTGGCGGTGGTCATCAGCGACCAGCAACGCGCCGGGCTGGACATCCTGACCAACGGCGACTACCACCTCGATGAGGACATGGCCGGGCGGGCCTGGCATCACTACCCCCTGCAACGCTGGACGGGCCTGGAGGGCGATTACATGCAAGCTGCTGAAACGCGCTCGGCCTGGTTGCGCTATCCGCCCGGCACGTTGCTGCATGAGATTTACACCGGCTGGCGCTGGCCGCGGGTGGTGGACAAGATTGAGCATCGCCCGCTCGACTACGCCAAGCTCTGGCGCATGGCGCAGGCCAAGACCGCCAAACCGGTGCGTTTTGGCACGTGCTGCTCGCAGGTCATGTCCCTGTTTCTGGACATCCACACCCCCAAATACAAGGACATGCGGCAGGTAATCTGGGATTTGGCCGAGGCCATGAACAAAGAGCTGTTGGCGCTGCGCGACGCCGGCTGCAAGTGCATCCAAATCGAGGAGCCCTGCCTCCACTTCCTGGCCAATACCTACGGGCCGGACCATGAAAAGGTGAAATTCATGCTCGAGGCCTACAACCGCGAGGTGCAGGGGCTGGACGATGTGGAAATCTGGATTCACACCTGCTGGGGCAATCCCAACATGCAGCGCGTGATGGAAAACACCAGTTACGCCGCCTCCATGGAGTTGTACCTGAACCAATGCCGGGGCGATGTGTGGACAGTGGAGATGCGCGACCGCAATCTGCAGGACCTGGAGCTGTTTGAGCGCTTCAAGGACAGCAAGAAAAAGGTGTGCATTGGCGTGGTCAGTCATCGCACCCTGCAGGCCGACCGCCCGGAGGAAGTGGCCGAAGTCATCCGCAAGGCGCTCAAATACATTCCGCCGGAACGGCTGATTGTGTCGAGCGACTGCGGCTTTGGCCGGCAGGGCTGCAACCGGGAAATTGCGTTCTACAAGGCCTCTGCCATCGCGCAGGGCGCCAATATCATCCGCCGGGAACTGGGGCTGCCCACCACCTACGTGCCCGCCGCGGACCCGGCGCTGCAAATAGACGTGGTGCCCAAGGACTGA
- a CDS encoding DUF6901 family protein yields MTITYTFTLQSGEVHQFDVHLERGMPPAHPNRAYAPWTRLEFQQCTNCPLKSDRFPYCPTAVDLEQIAHRFSSIKSFEKARVEVRTPDRTYTKHCDVQTGLRALLGLIMATSACPISSQLKGLAHYHLPFASIEETLFRVVGAYLIKQYFVQQAGGQPDWTLASLDRYYRDLQELNTCFKGRLDAASDKDANLNAICSLNFLSIAVASGVEDQLDRLQPRFFGGG; encoded by the coding sequence ATGACCATCACCTACACCTTCACCCTGCAGAGCGGCGAAGTGCATCAATTTGACGTGCACCTCGAGCGCGGCATGCCACCGGCCCATCCGAACCGCGCTTATGCCCCGTGGACGCGCCTGGAGTTCCAGCAATGCACCAACTGCCCGCTCAAAAGCGACCGTTTTCCCTACTGTCCCACCGCGGTGGATTTGGAGCAAATCGCCCACCGTTTCAGCAGCATCAAGTCCTTTGAAAAAGCGCGGGTGGAAGTGCGCACACCCGACCGCACCTACACCAAGCATTGCGATGTGCAAACCGGCCTGCGCGCCCTGTTGGGCCTGATTATGGCCACCAGCGCCTGCCCCATCTCCTCCCAGCTCAAGGGCCTGGCCCATTACCACCTGCCGTTTGCGAGCATTGAGGAAACGCTCTTTCGCGTCGTCGGCGCTTATCTCATCAAACAGTATTTCGTCCAGCAGGCCGGCGGCCAGCCGGATTGGACGCTGGCCAGCCTGGACCGTTATTACCGCGACCTGCAGGAACTCAACACCTGCTTCAAAGGCCGTCTGGATGCCGCCAGCGATAAAGATGCCAACCTCAACGCGATTTGTTCGCTGAATTTCCTGTCCATCGCCGTGGCCAGCGGCGTGGAAGACCAGCTCGACCGCCTCCAACCGCGCTTTTTTGGGGGCGGTTGA
- a CDS encoding SEL1-like repeat protein yields MGLMRWFWLGFWQAWEALRRKGRRSAREAAPRPAPDSGTSDAEIKDVVVLKLKAAAERGDAQAQVDLGICYFNGDGVPVNYREAAQWFRRAAEQGHPVGEVNLGICYANGQGVRQDYAEAVAWFRRAAVQGDTRAMVSLGVCYQNGQGVLRNETEAVQWFQAAAARNYPPGLVSLAACYQAGRGVPVNETRAFELFLQAAETGQAVAQYEVSRCWETGSGTRKDPAQAAQWCLKAALQGLGQAQHQIGLWYWEGWGVPQDLVEAARWLMVAAEHGDPAAVADWEALKSQLTAEQKEEALRRKTVWQQTVAGPASP; encoded by the coding sequence ATGGGCTTGATGCGATGGTTCTGGCTGGGCTTCTGGCAGGCGTGGGAAGCCCTGCGTCGGAAGGGGCGCCGCTCCGCGCGCGAAGCCGCCCCGCGTCCGGCGCCTGATTCAGGCACTTCCGATGCGGAAATCAAGGATGTCGTGGTGCTCAAACTCAAGGCGGCCGCCGAGCGCGGCGATGCCCAGGCCCAAGTGGATTTGGGTATTTGCTACTTCAACGGTGACGGAGTCCCCGTGAATTACCGCGAGGCCGCCCAATGGTTTCGCCGCGCCGCCGAGCAGGGGCATCCGGTGGGCGAGGTTAACCTGGGCATTTGCTACGCCAACGGCCAGGGGGTGCGCCAGGATTACGCCGAGGCCGTCGCCTGGTTCCGCCGGGCCGCGGTGCAGGGTGATACCCGGGCCATGGTCAGCCTGGGGGTATGTTACCAGAATGGCCAGGGTGTATTGCGGAATGAAACCGAGGCCGTCCAATGGTTTCAGGCGGCGGCCGCCAGGAATTATCCCCCCGGCCTGGTCAGCCTGGCGGCGTGTTACCAGGCCGGCCGCGGCGTGCCGGTGAATGAAACGCGCGCTTTTGAATTGTTTTTACAGGCGGCTGAAACCGGTCAGGCGGTGGCGCAGTATGAAGTGAGCCGCTGTTGGGAAACCGGCAGCGGCACGCGCAAAGACCCTGCTCAGGCCGCGCAATGGTGTCTCAAAGCGGCCCTGCAAGGGTTGGGGCAGGCCCAGCATCAAATCGGCCTCTGGTACTGGGAGGGCTGGGGCGTGCCGCAGGACCTTGTCGAGGCCGCCCGCTGGCTCATGGTGGCCGCTGAGCATGGCGACCCCGCCGCCGTGGCGGATTGGGAAGCGTTGAAATCCCAGCTTACCGCCGAGCAAAAGGAAGAAGCCCTCCGCCGGAAGACCGTCTGGCAACAAACAGTGGCCGGGCCGGCCTCTCCTTAA
- a CDS encoding family 16 glycoside hydrolase, whose translation MAVALGIAHLLPGAELKFDFAGTLVGETPKGFRSVVVGQGAPGQWEIVRDAGPDAEKLTPTGAAAGGTRPVLGQMSRIKGEERFPVLLYEGETFEDFTFRVRFKVVGGEEEQMAGIVFRAQDEKNMYVLRANAKDGNVRFYAVVDGRRTPPVGNNVPVPLQQWHELKVEAKGNRFVCSFNGQPLGNFITDNTFKSGKVGFWTMSDSVSYFADAVVIYSPREALADVILRETMQKYPRLLGLQICATPPGQQEPQVIASTDPKERGQPGSKAVADILARGTIYHQWGKDDATVFMPLRDRNGDVVAVARVTLDTFWGQTEKNLLARALPIVKYMQARIHAHKDLFE comes from the coding sequence ATGGCTGTGGCACTGGGAATCGCGCACCTGCTTCCCGGCGCAGAGCTTAAGTTTGATTTTGCCGGCACGCTGGTCGGGGAAACCCCCAAGGGTTTCCGCAGTGTGGTGGTGGGCCAGGGCGCGCCCGGCCAGTGGGAGATTGTGCGCGATGCCGGCCCGGACGCGGAAAAGCTCACGCCGACGGGCGCGGCGGCCGGCGGCACGCGGCCGGTGCTGGGCCAGATGTCCCGCATCAAAGGCGAGGAGCGGTTTCCAGTGCTGCTTTATGAGGGCGAGACTTTTGAGGATTTCACCTTCCGGGTGCGTTTCAAGGTGGTGGGCGGTGAGGAGGAGCAGATGGCAGGCATTGTGTTCCGGGCGCAGGACGAGAAAAACATGTACGTGCTGCGCGCCAACGCCAAGGATGGCAATGTGCGGTTCTACGCGGTGGTGGACGGCCGCCGCACGCCGCCGGTGGGCAACAATGTGCCTGTGCCGCTTCAACAATGGCACGAGCTGAAAGTGGAGGCCAAAGGCAACCGCTTCGTGTGCTCCTTCAACGGCCAGCCCCTGGGCAATTTCATCACCGACAACACCTTCAAGAGCGGCAAGGTGGGTTTCTGGACCATGTCCGATTCCGTCAGTTATTTTGCCGACGCCGTGGTCATTTACAGCCCGCGCGAGGCGCTCGCGGACGTCATCCTCCGGGAGACCATGCAGAAATACCCGCGGCTGCTGGGACTGCAAATTTGCGCCACGCCGCCCGGCCAGCAGGAGCCGCAGGTGATTGCCTCCACGGACCCCAAAGAGCGGGGGCAACCCGGCAGCAAGGCCGTGGCTGACATTCTGGCCCGGGGCACGATTTACCATCAGTGGGGCAAGGACGATGCCACGGTGTTCATGCCGTTGCGCGACCGCAACGGCGACGTGGTGGCGGTGGCCCGGGTGACCCTGGACACCTTTTGGGGGCAGACGGAAAAAAATCTGCTCGCGCGCGCCCTGCCGATTGTCAAATACATGCAGGCGCGCATTCACGCGCACAAAGATTTGTTTGAGTGA
- a CDS encoding zinc ribbon domain-containing protein, which yields MAPEICPECGAVVPPGAACCPECGADEQTGWSARAQAQRLGIPDEEFDYDAYVQEEFGREEESKVRPRGIAWYWWAVAIVLILVLLSRLFA from the coding sequence ATGGCCCCGGAAATTTGCCCCGAGTGCGGCGCCGTGGTTCCTCCCGGCGCCGCCTGCTGCCCGGAGTGTGGCGCGGATGAACAAACCGGCTGGAGCGCGCGAGCCCAGGCTCAGCGCCTGGGCATCCCGGACGAGGAATTCGATTACGATGCCTACGTCCAAGAGGAGTTTGGGCGGGAAGAGGAATCCAAGGTGCGCCCGCGGGGCATTGCGTGGTACTGGTGGGCGGTGGCCATTGTCCTGATTCTGGTGTTGCTCAGCCGGCTTTTTGCCTGA
- a CDS encoding FHA domain-containing protein: MYIICSTCGSANPATSTTCWKCSMPLAPREEPPQTNAPHPATPRPPTAAPASTDKPSSTGGVGPAMVTAETLQFTTASYTTRTRVAGEAPLSLALNFPAPLWMGEPATLQLELRNLISKPIENVEVSLLSRAFRETLSESFPLLPGREMLRFPLKAIPAATGQFLLTCTVKLRSGGQVKNYIGARVIWVNPVPAPEQYPLLPERVKVNRGATGTHLRAVCEATPAAAPPVLANWDAVQAVTLPEMYEPLELGLDYQLSVSALEEGSQRQELYIPRLFITNAQTGTKLKLNPANPDEGKGIHLVARPTFKIGRSRLDSDYVTWFWPRSHANDERTRHISRVHVILEIRDGRPMLRDGGSVAGSNYDGQPLSVEKWEPILRRATLVLAGEYYLEIHPTPGASTGPLVIKNLQLWNGPHDAPPPPLRGAIHFTPMNTQVAHHDAIWLFSDASFGTSRSNALVLPDTQGVGEIQGRFHYACGAFWLENVARNEMVRVNYYALKPGEVAPLINGQLVQLGKVNYHVEILT; encoded by the coding sequence ATGTATATCATCTGCAGCACCTGTGGCAGTGCCAATCCGGCCACCAGCACCACCTGCTGGAAGTGCAGCATGCCGCTGGCGCCCCGCGAGGAGCCGCCCCAGACCAACGCTCCCCACCCCGCCACCCCGCGCCCGCCCACCGCCGCGCCGGCCTCGACGGACAAACCTTCCTCCACGGGCGGCGTGGGCCCGGCCATGGTCACGGCCGAAACCCTGCAGTTCACCACCGCCTCCTACACCACCCGCACCCGGGTGGCCGGCGAAGCCCCCCTCAGCCTGGCTTTGAATTTCCCCGCCCCGCTGTGGATGGGCGAACCCGCCACCTTGCAACTGGAACTGCGCAACCTCATCAGCAAACCCATTGAAAATGTGGAGGTCAGCCTGCTCTCGCGGGCCTTTCGCGAAACGCTCAGCGAATCTTTTCCCCTCCTGCCGGGACGCGAAATGCTGCGTTTCCCGCTCAAAGCCATCCCGGCCGCCACCGGCCAATTCCTGCTTACGTGCACCGTCAAGCTGCGCAGCGGCGGACAGGTGAAGAATTACATTGGCGCCCGCGTAATCTGGGTCAATCCCGTTCCTGCCCCAGAGCAGTACCCGCTGCTGCCCGAGCGGGTGAAGGTCAACCGCGGCGCCACGGGCACGCATCTTCGCGCCGTATGCGAGGCCACCCCGGCCGCCGCGCCGCCCGTCCTGGCGAATTGGGACGCCGTGCAGGCCGTGACCCTGCCGGAGATGTACGAGCCGTTGGAGCTGGGGCTGGACTACCAGCTCAGCGTTTCGGCCCTGGAGGAAGGCTCGCAACGGCAGGAGCTTTACATTCCCCGCCTGTTCATCACCAACGCCCAAACCGGCACCAAACTCAAACTCAATCCCGCCAATCCCGACGAAGGCAAGGGCATTCATCTGGTGGCGCGGCCCACGTTCAAAATCGGCCGCTCCCGGCTGGACAGCGACTACGTCACCTGGTTCTGGCCGCGCAGCCACGCCAATGATGAGCGCACCCGCCACATCAGCCGCGTCCATGTCATCCTGGAAATCCGCGACGGCCGCCCCATGCTGCGAGACGGCGGCAGCGTGGCCGGGTCCAATTACGACGGCCAGCCGCTGAGCGTGGAAAAATGGGAGCCGATTCTGCGCCGGGCCACGCTGGTGCTGGCCGGAGAATATTACCTGGAAATCCACCCCACCCCGGGAGCGTCCACCGGCCCGCTGGTCATTAAAAACCTGCAGCTTTGGAACGGCCCGCATGATGCGCCGCCGCCCCCGTTGCGGGGGGCCATCCACTTCACCCCCATGAACACCCAGGTGGCCCATCATGACGCGATTTGGCTGTTCAGCGACGCCTCCTTTGGAACCAGCCGCTCCAATGCGCTGGTGCTGCCGGACACCCAGGGGGTGGGAGAAATCCAGGGCCGGTTTCATTACGCCTGCGGGGCGTTCTGGCTGGAGAACGTGGCCCGGAATGAGATGGTGCGGGTGAATTATTATGCGCTTAAACCCGGAGAAGTAGCTCCACTTATCAATGGCCAGTTGGTGCAATTAGGCAAAGTCAATTATCACGTGGAAATTCTGACGTGA
- the pelA gene encoding pectate lyase — protein MLWLFWAFPSPAQRAANFLQRPPEWWKSEEADRVTANILSYQSPLGGWPKNTATAAKKYTGKPESLKPTFDNGATTDELRFLARRVAATGEPACRQAFERGLDYLLKAQYPNGGWPQFYPPGPQYHRHITFNDHAMVRLMEFLRETWTAPQYGFLDESRRQAARAAFDRGIQCILQCQVRVNGELTAWCAQHDEVDFQPRPARSFEPVSLSGCESVGLVRLLMSLEKPPPEVIRAVDAAVAWLEKVQIRGLKVVEIKDPSQPGGKDRVVQTDPSAPPLWARFYELGTDRPIFCDRDGVVKYTLAEIGHERRNGYAWYGTWPQKLLKDEYPAWKKRLGR, from the coding sequence ATGTTGTGGCTGTTTTGGGCCTTCCCTTCGCCGGCCCAGCGTGCCGCGAATTTTCTCCAACGCCCTCCCGAGTGGTGGAAAAGTGAAGAGGCCGACCGGGTGACCGCGAACATCCTTTCGTATCAATCCCCGCTGGGGGGCTGGCCCAAAAACACCGCCACGGCTGCCAAGAAATACACCGGCAAGCCGGAAAGCCTGAAGCCCACCTTCGACAACGGCGCCACCACGGATGAACTGCGCTTTCTGGCGCGGAGGGTGGCCGCCACCGGCGAGCCTGCCTGCCGCCAGGCCTTCGAGCGCGGACTGGATTACCTCCTCAAGGCCCAATACCCGAACGGCGGATGGCCGCAGTTTTATCCGCCCGGTCCGCAATACCACCGGCACATTACCTTCAATGACCATGCCATGGTGCGGCTCATGGAATTTCTGCGCGAAACCTGGACGGCGCCGCAGTATGGCTTTCTCGATGAATCACGCCGCCAGGCCGCCCGCGCTGCGTTTGACCGCGGCATCCAGTGCATCCTCCAATGCCAGGTACGGGTGAACGGTGAGTTGACGGCCTGGTGCGCCCAGCATGACGAGGTGGATTTTCAGCCGCGCCCGGCGCGCAGCTTTGAGCCGGTTTCGCTCAGCGGCTGCGAATCGGTGGGTTTGGTGCGGCTGCTGATGAGTTTGGAGAAACCGCCGCCGGAGGTGATTCGCGCCGTGGATGCCGCGGTGGCGTGGCTGGAGAAGGTGCAAATCCGCGGCCTCAAGGTGGTGGAAATCAAAGACCCCTCCCAGCCCGGCGGAAAAGACCGTGTGGTGCAGACGGACCCGTCAGCGCCGCCCTTGTGGGCGCGGTTTTACGAGCTGGGCACCGACCGCCCCATTTTCTGCGATCGCGATGGCGTGGTGAAATACACGCTGGCGGAAATTGGCCACGAGCGGCGCAATGGCTACGCCTGGTACGGCACCTGGCCGCAAAAACTCCTCAAAGACGAATACCCGGCCTGGAAAAAACGGTTGGGAAGGTAA
- a CDS encoding GNAT family N-acetyltransferase, producing MSLESALESYPKTLKTKAGLKIVVRPLVAADARALAEFFRALPQEELMFLKERLHDPAVLKTWCKRLDYHQNLPLLAFQDKQLVGVVILHQEQGGWKRHIGHINVYVHPQQRGQGIGRLLISEIIDLARRAGLERLEAEFFGAQENAMKLFGLMGFSNLLSLPEYVKDMQANPHDYIMMGIKLSTEEEYAGMG from the coding sequence ATGTCATTGGAATCCGCACTCGAATCCTATCCCAAGACCCTGAAAACCAAAGCCGGTTTGAAAATTGTGGTGCGTCCGCTGGTGGCCGCTGATGCGCGGGCGTTGGCGGAATTTTTCCGGGCGCTGCCGCAGGAGGAGCTGATGTTTCTCAAGGAGCGGCTGCATGACCCGGCGGTGCTTAAAACGTGGTGCAAACGCCTCGACTACCATCAAAACCTTCCCCTGCTTGCCTTTCAGGACAAGCAACTGGTGGGGGTGGTCATCCTGCACCAGGAACAAGGCGGCTGGAAACGCCACATTGGCCACATCAATGTGTATGTGCATCCGCAACAACGCGGCCAGGGCATCGGTCGGCTGCTGATTTCCGAGATTATTGACCTGGCCCGCCGCGCCGGCCTGGAGCGGCTGGAGGCGGAGTTCTTCGGCGCCCAGGAGAATGCCATGAAGTTGTTTGGCCTGATGGGATTCAGCAACCTGCTTTCCCTGCCGGAGTACGTCAAGGACATGCAGGCCAACCCGCATGATTACATCATGATGGGCATCAAGCTGAGCACCGAGGAAGAATACGCCGGCATGGGTTGA